From a single Chiloscyllium plagiosum isolate BGI_BamShark_2017 chromosome 27, ASM401019v2, whole genome shotgun sequence genomic region:
- the eva1ba gene encoding eva-1 homolog Ba, which yields MDIPKAEVTLLTNSIQAYMQIKSNPEKAALYFITGVCFGLVLTLCLLVIRISCHTRTAASPPAKKKVEEGSEEEDEEEDEEEEEEEEEGDSVLPTTTDLTLANHTQPHTSSNVNVFTSAEELERAQLLEERERIIREIWRSGQPDILGSGCHQFEMELMPNGGQREHRTWSPTSEGKY from the exons ATGGATATTCCAAAGGCAGAGGTGACCCTCCTCACCAACAGCATCCAGGCATACATGCAAATCAAAT CAAACCCAGAAAAGGCTGCCTTATACTTCATCACTGGGGTGTGTTTTGGCCTGGTGCTGACTCTCTGCCTGCTGGTAATCCGAATATCATGCCATACTCGCACAGCTGCTTCCCCGCCAGCCAAGAAAAAGGTCGAGGAAGGCAGCgaagaggaggatgaggaggaagatgaggaggaggaggaggaggaagaggagggagaCAGCGTGTTGCCCACGACGACTGACCTGACCCTGGCCAACCACACCCAGCCCCACACCAGCTCCAATGTGAACGTCTTCACTTCGGCCGAGGAACTGGAGCGCGCCCAGCTGCTGGAAGAGCGGGAGCGCATCATCCGTGAGATTTGGCGAAGTGGGCAGCCGGATATTCTGGGCAGTGGCTGCCATCAGTTTGAAATGGAGCTGATGCCCAATGGAGGTCAGAGAGAACACCGAACCTGGAGCCCGACCTCAGAGGGCAAGTACTAG